In Alistipes ihumii AP11, a genomic segment contains:
- a CDS encoding Rid family hydrolase — MCFSSKILFYSNVRIEIGYFDRPCGMRECHAVLHVTDTEAPLAKQLGDIRAAYFYLLSSYGGELCPVFKRYFLSDAANQIDALRSGEKPYPPCATSVVQQPPLDGGKVALWVYLLSLADGQVAPFEGGVTADHNGYRHIWTAYGSSPDGDSARQTETLLDRYAERLGQFGCTLENDCVRTWFFVQNVDVNYAGVVRARRELFEHHGLTPQTHYIASTGIEGRHADPNRLVLLDAYAVKGLRPGQQVYLHAKDHLNPTYEYGVTFERGVRVRYGDRSHILLSGTASIDNRGEIVAPQDIEGQTVRMLENVEALLAEAGASAADLAQMIVYLRDPADYPAVRKIFELRYEAVPRLFVHAPVCRPGWLIETECIAVLEDENPAFAPL; from the coding sequence ATGTGTTTCTCAAGCAAAATACTGTTTTATAGCAATGTACGCATCGAAATAGGATATTTCGACCGTCCATGCGGCATGCGCGAATGCCATGCCGTACTGCATGTCACCGACACGGAAGCTCCGCTGGCCAAGCAGCTCGGCGACATCCGTGCCGCCTATTTCTACCTGCTGTCGAGCTACGGCGGAGAACTCTGTCCCGTTTTCAAGCGCTACTTTCTGAGCGACGCGGCCAATCAGATCGACGCGCTCCGCTCGGGCGAGAAGCCCTATCCCCCCTGTGCGACTTCCGTCGTGCAGCAACCCCCTCTGGACGGCGGCAAGGTCGCCCTGTGGGTCTACCTGCTTTCGCTCGCCGACGGACAGGTCGCGCCTTTCGAAGGCGGAGTCACGGCCGACCACAACGGCTACCGCCATATCTGGACCGCTTACGGCTCCTCGCCCGACGGAGATTCGGCCCGGCAAACCGAAACGCTGCTCGACCGGTACGCCGAACGGCTCGGGCAGTTCGGATGCACGCTGGAGAACGACTGCGTGCGGACATGGTTTTTCGTGCAGAACGTCGATGTCAACTATGCGGGCGTCGTACGGGCGCGTCGGGAGCTTTTCGAGCATCACGGCCTGACGCCGCAAACCCACTACATCGCCAGTACCGGCATCGAAGGGCGCCATGCCGATCCGAACCGTCTGGTACTGCTCGACGCATACGCCGTCAAAGGACTGCGTCCCGGCCAACAGGTTTATCTGCACGCGAAGGACCACTTGAACCCCACCTACGAGTACGGAGTCACGTTCGAGCGCGGCGTCCGGGTCCGCTACGGCGACCGGAGCCATATTCTGCTGTCGGGCACGGCCAGCATCGACAACCGGGGCGAGATCGTCGCGCCGCAGGACATCGAGGGACAGACCGTCCGGATGCTTGAGAACGTCGAGGCGCTGCTCGCCGAGGCGGGAGCCTCGGCCGCCGACCTGGCCCAGATGATCGTCTACCTGCGGGACCCGGCCGACTATCCGGCCGTGCGAAAAATATTCGAGCTGCGCTACGAAGCGGTTCCCCGGCTGTTCGTGCATGCGCCGGTCTGCCGTCCCGGCTGGCTGATCGAAACGGAATGCATCGCCGTCCTCGAGGACGAAAATCCGGCCTTCGCGCCGCTCTAA